The following are from one region of the Hymenobacter sp. YIM 151858-1 genome:
- a CDS encoding vWA domain-containing protein yields MNDLMALGPMASPRTWHQLGILLLDGSGSMKREGKGGRPLASDVNQAVKDFLGFFKGSSKANNFSIAVITFGEVAEEHTPSTPLTQIDEDADYNPLLGHGDTTNIGAALEKAEKIALAHLAAPEAQGGVPHTAHIVILTDGLCLHPDHTRQVAERLRRQAGVELFGTLFTPRDVLRPTAPQEAAAAKELMRDVVGDDSRYKTTYDEAGLRDFFKKSMSANVALATRTIADL; encoded by the coding sequence ATGAATGATTTAATGGCCTTAGGGCCTATGGCGTCGCCCCGTACTTGGCACCAGCTAGGTATTCTGCTGCTTGATGGCAGCGGATCAATGAAACGCGAAGGTAAAGGTGGCCGGCCCTTGGCAAGTGATGTAAATCAGGCAGTCAAAGATTTCCTGGGCTTCTTCAAGGGAAGCTCTAAAGCCAATAACTTCTCTATTGCAGTTATCACATTTGGCGAAGTAGCAGAAGAACATACTCCTTCAACCCCTCTGACCCAAATAGACGAAGACGCGGACTACAACCCGCTTCTGGGCCATGGAGATACCACAAACATCGGTGCAGCACTGGAGAAAGCAGAGAAAATAGCTTTAGCCCACTTAGCAGCACCCGAAGCACAGGGAGGCGTGCCCCATACGGCTCACATCGTTATTCTAACCGACGGCCTATGCCTTCATCCTGACCATACCCGGCAAGTGGCTGAGCGTCTCCGTCGCCAAGCTGGTGTGGAGTTATTCGGCACACTATTCACCCCCCGTGATGTATTGCGTCCCACTGCACCACAGGAAGCAGCGGCGGCAAAGGAACTAATGCGTGATGTTGTCGGTGATGACAGCCGGTACAAGACGACCTATGATGAAGCTGGTCTGCGCGACTTTTTCAAAAAGTCAATGTCAGCAAACGTTGCCTTGGCCACACGCACTATAGCCGACCTGTAA
- a CDS encoding HNH endonuclease translates to MKKTAIKSHLKDYSIYHKRWTTINHAFAAALSAADEYDEQAVDEALKVLGQDPDGELLCAYCDEPAATWDHISSTVSKGEFSGIGHQIGNLVPCCKACNSSKGSKSWQTYLNSRNLDEETKRQKAELISLYIQRGVVNTKQVIEQTSSKELAELNAIKNEVYQLMKRADELAAIVRHNVRVARKTQH, encoded by the coding sequence ATGAAGAAAACTGCTATCAAGAGCCACCTGAAGGATTATTCCATCTATCACAAACGCTGGACGACAATTAACCACGCTTTTGCAGCTGCCCTATCAGCCGCTGATGAATACGATGAGCAAGCTGTTGATGAAGCGCTAAAAGTGCTTGGGCAGGACCCCGACGGTGAACTGTTGTGTGCCTATTGCGACGAGCCGGCCGCGACCTGGGACCATATCTCTTCGACAGTCAGCAAAGGTGAATTCTCAGGTATTGGGCATCAGATCGGCAACCTGGTTCCGTGCTGCAAGGCCTGCAACTCCAGTAAGGGCAGTAAAAGCTGGCAGACGTATTTGAACTCGCGGAATCTGGATGAAGAAACGAAGCGGCAGAAGGCCGAATTGATTTCGTTATACATCCAGCGTGGCGTGGTCAATACCAAGCAGGTTATTGAGCAAACAAGCAGCAAGGAGCTTGCGGAGTTGAATGCCATTAAGAACGAGGTCTATCAACTGATGAAGCGCGCTGACGAACTTGCTGCAATTGTGAGGCACAACGTGCGAGTAGCGAGAAAAACCCAACACTGA
- a CDS encoding DUF4407 domain-containing protein, whose protein sequence is MPYSRIQYLCWLFSGAEISLLKECPTDYNRQASIGFTILMTCLFAGMAGGFAAWRFSEGSILAAGIFGLVWAMLIFSIDRSMVVTLKKDPTKPKGGWGKVIAFSARMVLAGLLAFLISLPLETYIFHVQIDNELSHQNTASQDSLQKELERIYGKPQLVAERTEVEGKIAGAQANQNNYDPPSGDFKAANLTVQRITNEIAGLDRDIAINEKIAADAFRVVPYIRYTYYVDGEPRQASKLNKQSDAWQRYKQATGTATNLRRAKRARMGDQSGAIATRETIRKKYFDDNKDLIARLEAEAKTKKIQLDSAIAKIDHQIAIELPKRVRGGFVREFTALEDASRGNTGLFLMLWLIRAMFFIIELLPTIVKMVTPIGEYDRQLHAHEELFALALRTNYSIMEGRERLRQQTEQRIAEQLEQARLDRELELGKNVLEKTATYQNDLAERMLRDWHKQEREKQKAAAIPRAPANPPVAVYTPSMTQQTPVVAPKSAPTVPTQNAQPAVAPATPVASVTSPPIVAVPVQAAQSTAVSAASTITLAALTSKQFWWLKPDNRRNWYAFENGSTNNRVRRKINGGDIENGRWEHPNDDKSLLRITFNTETEEYNIQRLTNTEMVLRNAASDEELSFLA, encoded by the coding sequence ATGCCCTATTCCCGTATTCAATACCTGTGCTGGCTGTTTTCCGGTGCAGAAATATCCCTGTTAAAGGAGTGCCCGACCGATTACAACCGACAGGCCAGCATCGGCTTTACAATCCTCATGACCTGCCTTTTCGCTGGCATGGCCGGCGGTTTCGCAGCTTGGCGTTTTAGCGAGGGCAGCATACTAGCCGCTGGCATTTTCGGACTTGTCTGGGCCATGCTCATCTTCAGCATCGACCGCAGCATGGTTGTAACACTGAAGAAAGACCCAACGAAACCTAAAGGCGGCTGGGGAAAAGTAATTGCTTTCAGTGCTCGGATGGTATTGGCGGGCCTACTGGCTTTTCTGATTTCACTCCCACTCGAAACGTACATCTTCCATGTACAAATTGACAACGAATTAAGCCATCAAAATACTGCCTCACAGGATTCGCTTCAAAAGGAGTTGGAGCGGATATATGGCAAGCCTCAATTAGTTGCAGAACGAACTGAAGTAGAAGGTAAGATTGCTGGTGCCCAGGCAAACCAGAACAATTATGATCCGCCCTCCGGGGATTTTAAAGCTGCGAACCTAACTGTCCAACGCATTACGAATGAAATTGCCGGGTTAGACCGGGACATTGCCATTAATGAAAAAATTGCAGCAGATGCTTTCCGTGTCGTCCCTTACATAAGGTACACATACTATGTAGATGGAGAGCCCAGGCAGGCCTCCAAGCTCAATAAGCAATCTGACGCTTGGCAGAGATACAAACAGGCAACTGGTACCGCTACTAATCTTCGCAGGGCCAAGCGGGCCAGGATGGGGGACCAGAGTGGCGCAATAGCTACCAGAGAAACTATTCGGAAGAAGTACTTTGATGACAACAAGGACTTAATAGCCAGGCTGGAAGCAGAAGCAAAGACAAAGAAGATACAGCTTGATTCAGCTATTGCGAAGATTGACCACCAGATTGCAATTGAATTACCTAAGCGGGTTCGTGGCGGATTTGTGCGTGAGTTCACGGCTTTAGAGGATGCTTCCAGGGGCAATACTGGTTTGTTCCTGATGCTCTGGCTGATTCGGGCCATGTTCTTCATTATCGAACTGCTGCCCACTATTGTGAAGATGGTGACCCCAATCGGTGAATATGACCGGCAGCTCCACGCCCATGAGGAGCTTTTCGCGTTGGCTCTCCGCACCAACTATAGCATTATGGAAGGCCGGGAGCGGCTGAGGCAGCAGACCGAGCAGCGGATAGCCGAGCAATTAGAGCAGGCCCGTCTTGACCGGGAGTTGGAGCTTGGGAAAAATGTGTTGGAGAAGACCGCCACTTACCAGAATGACTTAGCCGAACGGATGCTCAGAGACTGGCACAAGCAGGAGCGTGAGAAGCAAAAAGCCGCTGCCATACCCAGGGCTCCGGCTAACCCGCCGGTTGCAGTCTATACTCCGTCCATGACCCAACAGACGCCTGTGGTTGCACCAAAATCTGCACCTACAGTACCAACCCAGAATGCACAGCCTGCGGTTGCGCCAGCTACTCCGGTAGCCTCAGTAACGTCACCGCCAATAGTTGCGGTACCGGTCCAAGCGGCCCAATCTACAGCAGTGTCTGCTGCCTCAACTATTACTCTTGCCGCATTGACATCCAAGCAATTTTGGTGGCTAAAACCTGATAACAGGAGAAACTGGTACGCCTTTGAAAATGGCTCAACCAATAATCGGGTTCGTCGGAAGATTAATGGAGGTGATATTGAAAATGGCCGCTGGGAGCATCCTAATGATGACAAGTCTTTGTTGCGGATAACCTTCAATACTGAAACCGAGGAGTACAATATCCAACGACTGACCAACACGGAAATGGTATTGCGCAATGCTGCCAGCGACGAAGAACTATCCTTTCTAGCCTGA
- a CDS encoding XRE family transcriptional regulator, whose translation MTQSATIKKSPAQEVAEENLRTSAGERLRIVRQVRGLTQQQMADLLGVKRPTVTQLEAGRHQPSQDVLETIVRKLEISRNWLWFGIGPMEEATPGLNGNARLAHPLDEEDYEDWIHITVPARAGFGDLCDLDTTQFDTIRIYSPSPELRGRKTWVIDVDGDSMEPQLRSGMQVAAVLIPLEDCKYAVSGVYAVVFGSQFAIKRIKDNDLLTKGYLVLHSDNENAGSLTVAAEDIRYMWRVLEIVRGKVL comes from the coding sequence ATGACACAATCTGCTACCATCAAAAAATCTCCGGCCCAGGAGGTGGCGGAAGAAAACCTGCGCACCAGTGCAGGGGAGCGTCTGCGGATAGTGCGCCAGGTGCGGGGGCTGACCCAGCAGCAAATGGCTGACCTGCTGGGCGTGAAGCGCCCGACGGTTACGCAGCTGGAGGCCGGCCGGCACCAGCCCAGTCAGGACGTGCTGGAAACGATTGTGCGCAAGCTGGAAATCAGCCGCAACTGGCTGTGGTTCGGCATTGGGCCGATGGAGGAAGCCACGCCGGGCCTCAACGGCAATGCCCGCCTGGCCCACCCGCTGGATGAGGAAGACTACGAGGACTGGATACACATTACCGTACCTGCCCGCGCCGGCTTTGGGGACCTGTGCGACCTGGACACGACGCAGTTTGATACCATCCGCATCTACAGCCCCAGTCCGGAACTGCGCGGCCGGAAAACGTGGGTCATTGACGTAGACGGGGACTCGATGGAACCCCAGCTGCGCTCGGGTATGCAGGTAGCCGCCGTGCTGATTCCGCTGGAGGACTGCAAGTACGCGGTGAGCGGGGTGTACGCCGTGGTGTTCGGCAGCCAGTTTGCCATCAAGCGCATCAAGGATAACGACCTGCTGACGAAGGGCTACCTGGTGCTGCATTCCGACAATGAAAACGCCGGCAGCCTGACCGTGGCCGCCGAGGATATCCGGTATATGTGGCGGGTGCTGGAAATCGTGCGGGGGAAGGTGCTGTAG
- a CDS encoding protein phosphatase 2C domain-containing protein has translation MSETSYTGLCVAVSQGRKADNQDACRALPRAGRNAVILADGLGGLRHGGPAAQQAVAFMGDQLSAATERLDYPAVFAAAKQRIITYARSEGHTGEEAGHYATTLLLVEETADAVRVAYVGNGAIWHVRPQAIREPERQLLPWSVSNYLNPHSKDGDGSEQLYRLLSGNDLASEAQPTVLDVAKDPVQGDIFVLCTDGIYSADQPLLGQNETGLWVRADAQALGLVRVLREVLIHPCPTNSLLQEALISYLQSIEKQLDDDASIGVLVTGQAMAFLSQPVTVPADATSDN, from the coding sequence GTGTCGGAAACCTCTTATACTGGCCTGTGCGTAGCTGTTAGCCAAGGGCGCAAGGCTGACAATCAGGACGCTTGCCGGGCACTTCCCCGAGCCGGCCGCAATGCAGTGATTCTGGCTGATGGACTAGGCGGGCTGCGGCATGGCGGTCCGGCCGCTCAGCAGGCGGTTGCTTTCATGGGCGACCAGCTTAGCGCTGCTACAGAGCGTCTGGACTATCCGGCTGTATTTGCCGCTGCCAAGCAACGTATCATTACTTACGCCCGCAGTGAAGGCCATACAGGCGAAGAGGCTGGCCATTATGCTACTACGCTGTTGCTGGTGGAGGAGACAGCCGATGCGGTACGGGTGGCATACGTAGGTAATGGTGCCATTTGGCATGTCCGTCCCCAGGCCATCCGCGAGCCTGAGCGCCAGCTACTGCCGTGGTCAGTAAGCAACTATCTTAACCCTCATAGTAAAGACGGAGATGGGTCCGAGCAGCTCTACCGACTACTGTCAGGAAATGACTTAGCATCCGAGGCTCAGCCCACCGTTCTGGATGTAGCCAAGGACCCGGTGCAGGGCGATATTTTCGTGCTCTGTACGGATGGGATTTACTCGGCTGACCAGCCCCTGCTAGGTCAGAACGAGACAGGCCTTTGGGTGCGGGCTGATGCCCAAGCTCTGGGGCTCGTGCGCGTTTTGCGCGAAGTCCTGATACATCCCTGTCCAACTAACTCTCTGTTGCAGGAGGCGCTTATTAGCTACCTGCAGTCCATCGAAAAGCAGTTAGACGACGATGCCTCTATAGGCGTGTTGGTGACGGGACAGGCAATGGCTTTTCTCTCCCAACCTGTGACAGTGCCTGCCGATGCTACTTCTGACAATTGA
- a CDS encoding protein kinase domain-containing protein — translation MLLLTIDDSLSSGLWPELAGGIQQIGLADKAFASGAYGEVYKGLTLNGKPFAKPLAVKLLFEDGAGVALAGYSTIRKLQGQIAQHELDSAAQGRTSLRDLPLLRALPQLSFAGHRDDTGEPVRGYIAELLPLPPFGEFNDLFDHDDPNERQRRYQAFYGLDQTQRLRLGVDLIRGFQALTQLNFIHADLNAHNLLVSVQPPALCLLDFDSGAVTAGTKDEPQTFGKPGEWLAPEVLTQLMQPGTTRVKVNLDTDTWSVAIGLHYLLFPLHPLFFLRTLGLNDMRAYLNQFTWPDIDTSSPLFNPQAAGHYAWYRKQLTTLPAGLLKLFSATINSGTFNINQRPSYNRWLQEFNRMLAVEAVITRFDSSPQVVSEPSPVRIFWQTDGAVSLTLSGVGDVTNLTETTITVSDDATFTLEATSFGGQKVRQDLTIKTDKRPPEISGFRPEPSTVLVGDPVQLCWQTARAVKLTVTPGNNPAKQLAAATTLFTHKPTETTRYVLRAESAFGQSTKASAEVQVFPRPVITDFAPGHQKIKPGQATTLRWKAKHFQQLTLHVGSKAHDVTGRSSFDVKPTGSADYQLEALALDGRTTISAATAIEVVQPVKIKKFSADRTVILPTVAVRFSWQVIQGQQLTLEPDGLDVTGESSCEVHPGRSTTYRLVARNDLYSVTSDAVHIEVQPLPRLDAFKMPPAPRLTLTPPPTLGHWMPHDPTQARRQLFAEQVLPPAPAGSSQLPVGNLYARLRTALAAKVERLLSGQPGSES, via the coding sequence ATGCTACTTCTGACAATTGATGATTCCCTCTCATCTGGTTTATGGCCCGAGTTGGCAGGCGGCATTCAGCAGATTGGTCTGGCTGACAAAGCATTTGCCAGTGGCGCTTACGGAGAGGTATATAAGGGCCTGACTCTGAATGGCAAGCCGTTCGCCAAGCCTTTGGCTGTCAAGCTGCTGTTTGAAGATGGTGCAGGAGTGGCCTTGGCTGGCTATTCAACTATCCGAAAGCTACAGGGCCAGATTGCGCAGCACGAGCTTGACTCTGCGGCTCAGGGCCGCACTTCGCTGCGTGACCTCCCATTATTACGGGCATTACCCCAACTGAGCTTTGCCGGCCACCGCGACGACACAGGCGAACCAGTGCGCGGGTATATTGCCGAATTGCTGCCACTACCTCCATTTGGGGAGTTCAACGACCTGTTCGACCACGACGACCCAAATGAACGACAGCGCCGGTACCAGGCTTTTTATGGCTTGGACCAAACACAGCGCCTACGGCTGGGGGTGGACCTGATACGCGGCTTTCAAGCCCTCACGCAGCTAAACTTTATCCATGCTGATCTGAATGCCCATAACCTCTTGGTTAGCGTTCAGCCTCCCGCCCTATGCTTGCTCGATTTTGACAGCGGTGCGGTAACTGCTGGTACCAAGGACGAGCCACAGACTTTTGGAAAGCCTGGCGAATGGCTGGCACCAGAAGTACTGACCCAGTTGATGCAGCCCGGTACTACCCGCGTTAAGGTGAACCTGGACACAGATACTTGGTCCGTTGCCATAGGTCTGCACTACCTGTTATTCCCTCTGCATCCGCTTTTCTTTCTGCGTACGCTGGGGCTTAATGATATGCGGGCTTACCTCAACCAGTTTACCTGGCCCGATATCGACACCAGCTCCCCGCTATTCAACCCGCAAGCGGCCGGCCACTACGCATGGTACCGGAAACAACTGACTACTCTGCCGGCCGGCTTACTGAAGCTGTTTTCTGCTACCATTAACTCGGGTACCTTCAATATCAACCAACGGCCATCTTATAACCGCTGGTTACAGGAGTTCAACCGTATGCTGGCCGTTGAGGCCGTAATTACCCGGTTTGATAGTTCTCCTCAGGTCGTGAGCGAGCCTTCGCCGGTCCGGATTTTCTGGCAAACCGATGGCGCGGTTTCCCTTACACTCTCCGGAGTGGGCGACGTGACTAACCTCACCGAAACCACCATAACTGTAAGTGATGATGCAACTTTTACCTTGGAAGCTACCAGTTTCGGTGGGCAGAAGGTAAGACAAGACCTCACCATAAAAACAGATAAGCGCCCGCCTGAAATATCTGGGTTCAGACCTGAGCCTTCGACTGTACTTGTCGGCGACCCTGTTCAGCTGTGCTGGCAGACCGCCCGTGCTGTTAAATTAACCGTAACTCCTGGCAACAACCCGGCAAAGCAGCTTGCCGCTGCCACTACGCTTTTCACGCACAAGCCCACCGAAACCACCCGCTACGTATTGCGGGCAGAATCAGCGTTTGGGCAGTCCACAAAGGCCAGCGCTGAGGTGCAGGTGTTCCCGCGCCCTGTCATTACCGACTTCGCGCCCGGGCACCAGAAAATCAAACCCGGCCAAGCCACCACGCTTCGCTGGAAGGCGAAGCATTTTCAGCAGCTAACCCTGCATGTCGGGTCGAAGGCGCACGATGTCACTGGGCGCAGCTCCTTCGATGTAAAGCCGACCGGTTCCGCAGACTACCAGTTGGAAGCCTTAGCCTTAGATGGGCGCACTACCATCAGCGCGGCCACAGCTATTGAGGTCGTACAACCGGTTAAAATCAAAAAATTCTCAGCCGACCGTACCGTCATTCTCCCCACTGTGGCGGTCCGTTTCAGTTGGCAGGTCATTCAGGGCCAGCAGTTGACGCTGGAACCCGATGGACTGGATGTCACCGGTGAATCCAGCTGTGAAGTGCACCCCGGCCGCTCTACCACTTACCGGCTTGTAGCTCGCAACGACTTGTACTCTGTTACCAGCGACGCGGTGCATATCGAAGTGCAACCTTTACCGCGCCTGGATGCCTTCAAGATGCCCCCAGCCCCCCGGCTGACGCTGACACCACCACCCACCCTGGGCCACTGGATGCCGCACGACCCAACCCAAGCCCGCCGACAACTCTTCGCCGAACAGGTGTTGCCGCCTGCCCCAGCAGGTTCTTCCCAATTACCTGTCGGCAACCTCTACGCGCGCCTGCGCACGGCATTGGCGGCTAAAGTTGAACGTCTTCTATCCGGCCAACCCGGTTCTGAATCCTGA
- a CDS encoding helix-turn-helix domain-containing protein — protein sequence MSQETQVGDRIKAFLEAHGLNAYQASQKLGHEKPSKVYKLVNNDAKPGYDTIVELLTTWPDLSPEWLILGTGPMLRGGAASTNDLPLFAAKAPVLPERGISGGRMVAVTVDHTGHENILMVPLRDQAAYAKRHDDPAFLDKLSTFRLPLFASGTFRAFEVDGDELHPGIRRHDVAVCSFVERWDLLAPGSACVVVVPGSVLVRRLPSPITERRQVVELLADNARIASMHVPAADIIELWQVRGYLTTRVPAPPVRSGGQPADGE from the coding sequence ATGAGTCAGGAAACGCAGGTTGGCGACCGTATAAAGGCCTTTCTGGAAGCACACGGGCTGAACGCCTACCAGGCTTCGCAGAAGCTGGGCCACGAAAAGCCTTCAAAAGTTTACAAGCTGGTGAACAACGACGCCAAGCCGGGCTACGACACCATCGTGGAGCTACTGACGACGTGGCCGGACCTGTCGCCGGAGTGGCTGATCCTGGGCACCGGGCCCATGCTGCGCGGCGGGGCGGCCTCAACCAACGACCTGCCGCTGTTCGCCGCCAAGGCGCCGGTGCTGCCGGAGCGGGGCATCAGCGGGGGCCGGATGGTGGCCGTGACGGTGGACCACACCGGGCACGAGAACATCCTGATGGTGCCCCTGCGCGACCAGGCCGCCTACGCCAAGCGCCACGATGACCCGGCTTTCTTGGACAAGCTCAGCACCTTCCGGCTGCCGCTGTTTGCCTCGGGTACCTTCCGCGCCTTCGAGGTGGACGGCGACGAGCTGCACCCCGGCATCAGGCGGCACGACGTGGCCGTGTGCTCCTTCGTGGAGCGGTGGGACCTGCTGGCGCCCGGCTCGGCTTGCGTGGTGGTAGTGCCCGGCAGCGTGCTGGTCCGGCGGCTGCCCTCGCCCATCACGGAGCGTCGGCAGGTAGTGGAGCTGCTGGCCGACAATGCGCGGATAGCATCCATGCACGTGCCGGCGGCCGACATCATCGAGCTGTGGCAGGTGCGCGGCTACCTGACCACGCGGGTACCGGCCCCGCCGGTCAGGTCGGGCGGGCAGCCCGCCGACGGCGAGTAG